A single window of Drosophila suzukii chromosome 3, CBGP_Dsuzu_IsoJpt1.0, whole genome shotgun sequence DNA harbors:
- the Pfdn5 gene encoding probable prefoldin subunit 5 — MAATPSAPGKAEMIDLTKLSAEQLLQIKQEFEQEMTNIQDSLSTLHGCKAKYAGSKEALETFHSDWENREILVPLTSSMYVPGRVKDLNNFVIDIGTGYYIEKDLDGSKDYFKRRVEYVQEQIEKIEKIHLQKTRFLNSVIGVLELKQAAAAKLQAQQQSQSAQNS; from the exons ATGGCTGCCACCCCAAGCGCCCCGGGCAAGGCCGAAATGATCGACCTGACCAAGTTGAGTGCGGAACAGCTGCTGCAGATCAAGCAGGAGTTTGAGCAG GAGATGACCAACATACAGGACTCGCTGTCGACACTGCACGGCTGCAAGGCCAAGTATGCCGGCTCCAAGGAGGCCCTGGAAACGTTCCACTCTGATTGGGAGAACCGCGAGATCCTGGTCCCTCTGACCAGCAGCATGTACGTGCCAGGACGCGTCAAGGATCTCAACAATTTTGTTATTGACATCGGCACCGGCTACTACATCGAAAAG GATTTGGACGGCTCCAAGGACTACTTCAAGCGTCGCGTGGAGTACGTGCAGGAGCAGATCGAGAAAATCGAGAAGATCCACCTGCAGAAGACGCGCTTCCTCAACTCTGTGATCGGCGTGCTGGAGCTGAAGCAGGCGGCCGCCGCCAAGCTGCAGGCCCAGCAGCAATCCCAGTCGGCCCAGAACTCCTAA
- the LOC108012182 gene encoding tropomyosin Por p 1.0101, which yields MSDNIEEGAIGGDVNNNVTVNGQEEVHPPQQPQNELLDMVFTLESEKQALLEESRKRIGALRKDFEEAKVENERLKRRVVQLEQSLKQSVMLGGTDAPKSRQEQEELLLKAKTLLFEKTKVNKQQEQQIAVLKTQVETVKDVLQVTKDMLQLKTAECEHTQARLEKSQLWIKAEQDKCLLTEKKLLISKGVYDKLRSEYDTQSRIFKDLKSAYEQKLKVLTVALEEAKK from the exons ATGTCCGATAATATCGAGGAGGGAGCCATTGGCGGCGATGTGAACAACAATGTCACAGTCAATGGCCAGGAGGAAGTGCATCCGCCGCAGCAGCCGCAAAATGAACTGCTCGACATGGTTTTCACGTTGGAAAGCGAAAAGCAGGCGCTGCTAGAGGAGTCCCGCAAGCGAATTGGGGCACTCCGCAAAGACTTTGAG GAAGCCAAGGTGGAGAATGAGCGGTTAAAGAGGCGAGTGGTCCAGCTGGAGCAGTCCCTCAAGCAATCCGTCATGCTGGGCGGCACAGATGCACCCAAGTCCCGGCAAGAACAGGAGGAGCTGCTGCTGAAAGCCAAAACACTGCTGTTCGAAAAGACCAAGGTGAACAAACAGCAAGAGCAGCAGATAGCCGTGCTAAAGACCCAGGTGGAGACGGTTAAGGATGTGCTGCAGGTGACCAAGGACATGCTGCAGCTGAAGACCGCCGAGTGTGAGCACACGCAGGCGCGTCTGGAGAAGAGCCAGCTGTGGATCAAGGCCGAGCAGGACAAGTGTCTGCTTACAGAAAAGAAGCTGCTCATCTCGAAGGGAGTGTACGATAAGCTGCGTTCGGAGTACGACACCCAGTCCAGGATATTCAAG GATCTAAAGTCTGCGTACGAACAGAAACTTAAGGTTCTCACCGTGGCCCTGGAGGAAGCCAAGAAGTAG